Part of the Ziziphus jujuba cultivar Dongzao chromosome 8, ASM3175591v1 genome is shown below.
ATACCTTCCAAATGGAACCCCATCACGCTAATTATAGTCACCAAGAATTAATAATCTACTTCAAAATTCACTTCGCAATATTCATCAAAAGCTTTCCAAATTTCCGAAAATCTATTGCAAGCCATGGGATTAAAACAAGAAGTTACTTATTAGCATGTTTATAcataaagggggaaaaaattaCCTATATAAAGAGTGAATTTTCTGTTTACTTCCAATTTATACCTTTCATTTGAAAGCAAACTTAACTCAAGATATATTAAtgagcaataaattaaaaaaaaaatgtgaaatgtgcaaatttgtggaaaaaTGCATGAAAGATGCATCAACAATTTTGGGCACTGTAGCAACTACAAATAATGGCATTCGATGAGAAACATGACCttgcagctatatatatatatatatatatatatatatacacacacacactattTTACAGGCACAACAAAAAAGCAAACATGAAAGAAGTTTCAACATGATAGGAATGAAGGGCATTCTTacaataaatgtatttttttctctGGATCATCTTCATGTTCAATCTTCTTCAGTCatcttcaaaatcatcatcaaaatcATCTCCTTCAGAATATTCTTCATCATAGCCAACATTCTGATGcatttatataaagccttgaAACTTTAGAATCATAGTTTTCAAAAAGTTTCAGGAAACTCTATTACAATGATAATAGTGGGGCCATaggagaaaattaattaaactgtAGATGAGCACATTTtgagaatatatattatatagcaaTAGTAAAGCCAAAACAAATACAAATGATAGAAATAAATTTGGAGAATGGGTTTATTACCTTGTCTGTGAAAATTTCTTGTAATACAGTACGAGGGTGGCTCTTCCAGTAGTGTGATATGGTGCTATTTATTAAGCTACTAAAAGTAGACATAGTTCTATCATAATCCAGGACTACTTTATGAAGTTTTTGGCTGCCAACTATGTTGTCGTTTTTAGAGAAACATTGCATTTCAGAGCACCCATTTACAAATACACTTTCCAAATCTGGAAATCCAATCATATATTTCACGGAATAGAAGCTCGAAAGGCTTGGTAAGTAATCAAGTGTCAAAGTTTTCAACAGACCAAACACAATTTCACCTTCCATATCATCAGTTTCTTCTGTATCTGCAATTATTTCTGTCATTCTTTTGCAACCACATATCGTCAACCTTTCGAGCCGTGCCATACTTTTTGCTGTTTGGGAAGTTAGTAAACTTAGCATTCCATGGCATTGTGCGACTCTCAAACTTATCAGATTTTGGAATGACATAGAGGAAGACACTAATTTCTTTAATCTGCCACATTTCAAAATGTCTAAATCCACCAAATTCTGAAACGCTCTGCTCAGCTGTGAACTCTCATCCCTCAAATGCATCAAGTTTGACATATCATATAGTCTTAAACCACTTAAATGTGAAAGTGTTCCTCCACACCAACCAGCTGCTCTTGGTCTACATATTGACTAGCAATTGTAACCTGCAAAATGATTAGCAgaacctttatttattttttttttttccttttttctttggacAGTGAAGAAGTGCTATTAGATGATAATCAGAACATAAATTATGGGATgtctaaaaatggaaataaaaaaataacgtgAGATGCATGATAATACTTTAAATAATATCTAACATTCGATATTAAAAACATCATGATGTCACACTATCCTTTAAAATCCTTAATTAAGCTCAAAACACCCGAAACGTGATAGCGTTTGCTTAAATGCTTAGGCACGCTCACAGTGTGTCAGATGTCTTGAACTTATTTGGCAAAACGCTTctctaaattaaattgaaagaactttcctaaaaataaaattgaaagcaCTAAAAAATTAAAGGGTTAGCACGGTTTGTGGAAATAGAAGGGCATGGGCGGAGGCTTCTCCCAAAACTTGCTCCATCTTCATTGGACTACTCCCAACTATTTATGGGCCTTGTTGCAGGCCACTCAACATATTAGGGTGGAGAAAAAAAGCCTTCCTGGGGTGGTCCATGGTATATCTCAAGTTCTCAACTTCATTTGGTGGACAAAAGAGAGAGTTATTTcctttcaccaaaaaataataataataataataaatacagggccaaaaaaacaaaaaaaaagatagagtaATTTCAATATCTATGATCAAAGTAATAACTTCAGTCTTTTTGAATTCTTCTCATGCTTAACAAAGCAGCATTTCTTGAATCTGTTTATTCTGCATTTGAAATGATAGAGAATGATATGACAACCAAAAATGCATATTAATTATAACTTGAGTATTTGTATGTATGTCAGATTGTACGAATCAAAGTCCttgtaatattaattagttaatacTAATTTCAATTTCTATGATCGAAGTAATATGTATCTGCAGGCTGCAGCAACCCAATAGTCGAAatcatgactatatatatatatatatacaacctttttttttttttttttgggggggttttTGAAAGGATAATGAGTACGTACTCTGTGAAGATAAATGAGATCCAAATAtactccaaatatatatatgtttttcgtTCCTAATAATAAAGTGTGTAAGGTTCATTTAAATATACATTTGGTTAAGGATTCGTTTGCTATAGTTTAGTAAAAAGGGCTTTTGACAGTATAGCTTTTTGCAATAGAGCTTATAtaagaagatttttttattgaagaaCCAATGGATAATTGATTAtcagtttaaaaatcatttttactATTCATTTAATGTTCTTTTGACTATTTCATAAAGCtaaaaatagagttttaaaagaaaagaaaaaaaaaaactttagctttttcattttaatttaaatttttttatttaacaagcTTTTATGGACttgtaatcaaatatatatacattttttgggAAGAAATAGAATTATAAGAATCAATAAGTGTTTtctttgcttaaaaaaaaaaaaaaaagaaaaagaaaaaaaaccatagCACACACAGGTTACGTATTATATCTTCCTTCTGAACCAAATTTCTTTAGGCCTGGACGCCCAAAATGGGCCATGAATCTCCACAGTAACAAATTATAATAGTATGACATGAGAAGTAATGAAGCCCAAAGATAAACCAAGCCCATGATTTATTCGTTGAATAGACATTTCAATCCATGGTTAATTGGTTCATTACTCTAGTATTTCACATCTTTGAAAATCTACTATTTCACAATTAAAATACAAGGTTAAATGATGGATCCATAAATCATGTTTAGGCAAATCTCTCCATAACCATAAAAAATCGTTTGCTTCCACCTCTGGAAAAACTAATCCACTTTATTTACTTTTCTAAAAAGGCCACaatataaaatagatattttgtCAGGATCCGTCTAAAATTCcgcaccggaatcctagacaagtctttatcccagggaaatcctatcggatcttccaatagaaaatccgacagaacctcccctaagggttggacttaccacaaatttcctgcactgaaaagacacttctatatacaccaccttattcctcccacattactacaatttaattccacaaatttacagcacttcaaaataataacagggaatcaatatatgattcgataaatatg
Proteins encoded:
- the LOC132804997 gene encoding uncharacterized protein LOC132804997 translates to MSNLMHLRDESSQLSRAFQNLVDLDILKCGRLKKLVSSSMSFQNLISLRVAQCHGMLSLLTSQTAKSMARLERLTICGCKRMTEIIADTEETDDMEGEIVFGLLKTLTLDYLPSLSSFYSVKYMIGFPDLESVFVNGCSEMQCFSKNDNIVGSQKLHKVVLDYDRTMSTFSSLINSTISHYWKSHPRTVLQEIFTDKNVGYDEEYSEGDDFDDDFEDD